The following are encoded together in the Pedobacter sp. D749 genome:
- the groL gene encoding chaperonin GroEL (60 kDa chaperone family; promotes refolding of misfolded polypeptides especially under stressful conditions; forms two stacked rings of heptamers to form a barrel-shaped 14mer; ends can be capped by GroES; misfolded proteins enter the barrel where they are refolded when GroES binds), producing the protein MMSKQVKYNVEARDALKRGVDILANAVKVTLGPKGRNVIIDKKFGSPAITKDGVTVAKEIELKDAVENMGAQMVKEVASKTADIAGDGTTTATVLAQAIITTGIKNVAAGANPMDLKRGIDKAVAAVVENLKAQSQTVGEDNNKIKQVASISANNDEVIGALIAEAMSKVGKDGVITVEEAKGTETEVKTVEGMQFDRGYLSPYFVTNADKMEAELENPYILIYDKKISNMKELLPVLEKTVQTGKPLVIIAEDLDGEALATLVVNKIRGSLKVVAVKAPGFGDRRKAMLEDIAILTGGIVVSEERGYKLENADLTYLGSAEKVVVDKDNTTVINGAGNSEDIKSRVSQIKSQIETTTSDYDKEKLQERLAKLAGGVAVLYVGAASEVEMKEKKDRVDDALHATRAAVEEGIVAGGGVAFIRAVEALANLKGANEDENTGIQIIRRAIEEPLRQICENAGIEGSIVVQKVKEGTADFGYNARTDVYENLIGAGVIDPTKVSRVALENAASIAAMLLTTEVVLADEPEEGGSPMPPMGGGGMGGMM; encoded by the coding sequence ATAATGTCAAAACAAGTAAAATATAACGTAGAAGCACGCGACGCCCTGAAAAGAGGTGTTGATATTCTTGCAAATGCAGTAAAAGTAACATTAGGCCCAAAAGGCCGTAACGTAATTATCGATAAAAAATTCGGTTCACCAGCAATCACTAAAGATGGTGTTACAGTAGCGAAAGAAATCGAATTGAAAGATGCTGTTGAGAACATGGGTGCTCAAATGGTTAAAGAAGTAGCTTCAAAAACAGCTGATATTGCTGGTGATGGTACAACTACGGCTACTGTATTGGCTCAGGCAATTATCACTACAGGTATTAAAAACGTTGCTGCAGGTGCAAACCCAATGGATTTAAAACGTGGTATTGATAAAGCTGTTGCTGCTGTTGTAGAAAACTTAAAAGCACAATCGCAAACTGTAGGTGAAGACAACAATAAAATCAAACAAGTTGCGTCTATCTCTGCTAACAACGATGAAGTAATCGGCGCGTTAATTGCTGAGGCAATGAGCAAAGTTGGTAAAGATGGTGTAATTACTGTTGAAGAAGCAAAAGGTACTGAAACTGAAGTTAAAACAGTAGAAGGTATGCAATTTGACAGAGGTTACTTATCTCCATATTTTGTGACTAACGCAGATAAAATGGAAGCTGAATTAGAAAATCCTTACATTTTAATCTACGACAAAAAAATCAGCAACATGAAAGAATTGTTGCCTGTTTTAGAAAAAACTGTTCAAACTGGTAAACCATTAGTCATCATTGCTGAAGATTTAGATGGCGAAGCTTTAGCTACTTTAGTAGTTAATAAAATCCGTGGTTCATTGAAGGTTGTAGCTGTTAAAGCTCCAGGTTTTGGTGACAGAAGAAAAGCGATGTTAGAAGACATCGCGATCTTAACCGGCGGTATTGTAGTATCAGAAGAAAGAGGTTATAAATTAGAAAATGCTGATTTAACTTACTTAGGTTCTGCTGAGAAAGTTGTTGTTGATAAAGACAATACAACTGTAATCAATGGTGCTGGTAACTCAGAAGATATTAAATCTCGTGTTAGCCAGATTAAATCTCAGATCGAAACGACTACATCTGATTACGACAAAGAAAAATTACAAGAGCGTTTGGCTAAATTGGCTGGTGGTGTTGCAGTTCTTTATGTAGGTGCAGCTAGTGAAGTTGAAATGAAAGAGAAAAAAGACCGTGTTGATGATGCTTTACATGCAACCCGTGCGGCTGTAGAAGAAGGTATTGTTGCTGGTGGTGGTGTTGCTTTTATCCGTGCTGTTGAAGCTTTAGCAAACTTAAAAGGTGCTAATGAAGATGAAAACACTGGTATCCAGATCATCCGTCGCGCTATTGAAGAGCCACTACGTCAAATTTGCGAAAACGCAGGTATTGAAGGTTCTATCGTAGTTCAAAAAGTTAAAGAAGGTACAGCCGATTTCGGTTATAATGCACGTACTGATGTTTACGAAAACTTAATTGGAGCAGGTGTTATTGACCCAACTAAAGTAAGCCGTGTAGCCTTAGAAAACGCAGCATCTATTGCAGCGATGTTATTAACTACAGAAGTTGTTTTAGCAGACGAACCTGAAGAAGGTGGTTCTCCAATGCCTCCAATGGGCGGCGGCGGTATGGGTGGTATGATGTAA
- a CDS encoding MgtC/SapB family protein encodes MNEIIDQNHFITQSEINKFLLATLLCGIIGAEREYRSKSAGLKTMMMIGLGATLFTILSVNIAPNSQDRIASNIVTGIGFLGAGVIFKEENRVKGLTTACIIWIVAAIGMAVGSGYYEQAIGVTIVVMLALIIFPFLEEIGDRRFTKRIYRIVKKQHTHGDLESYEEVFRESKLKPQRGKHQLVNNIITGNWTATGTPQNHQKFVERMLKDKEIIEFDF; translated from the coding sequence ATGAACGAAATTATAGACCAAAACCATTTCATTACCCAAAGTGAAATCAATAAATTTTTATTGGCCACCCTACTTTGCGGCATAATCGGAGCTGAGCGGGAATACAGAAGTAAATCTGCCGGACTAAAAACCATGATGATGATTGGTTTGGGTGCTACCTTATTTACTATCCTCTCCGTCAATATCGCGCCAAACAGTCAAGACCGTATTGCCTCGAATATTGTTACCGGCATTGGTTTTTTAGGCGCTGGAGTAATTTTCAAAGAAGAAAACCGCGTTAAAGGACTTACCACAGCCTGTATTATCTGGATAGTTGCCGCAATTGGAATGGCTGTTGGATCAGGTTATTACGAGCAGGCCATTGGTGTTACCATTGTGGTTATGCTGGCTTTGATTATCTTCCCATTTTTAGAAGAAATTGGCGACCGTCGTTTCACCAAGCGGATCTATCGCATCGTTAAAAAACAACATACGCATGGCGATTTAGAAAGTTACGAAGAAGTTTTCAGGGAAAGTAAGTTGAAGCCGCAACGTGGCAAGCATCAGTTGGTAAACAACATCATTACAGGAAACTGGACAGCTACCGGCACACCACAAAACCACCAGAAATTTGTAGAGCGCATGCTAAAAGACAAAGAGATTATAGAGTTTGATTTTTAA
- a CDS encoding L-serine ammonia-lyase yields the protein MIKEQISVFDIFKIGIGPSSSHTLGPWRAAQQFTASLALNNLIDDVEGIKILLYGSLAKTGKGHGTDVAILLGLTGADPVTFDVDAVTPTFESIQRDKKLNLAGHLILDFDYDNDLLFLFAESLPFHPNAVTFQAFLKDGKAFSETYYSIGGGFVIKEGEDNSKKAQVDLPFPVEKAKELLHWCLSTGLKVSEIVMENELAWRTEAETKKGILQHFAVMRDCIYRGCHTTGFLPGGLNVARRAFPLNKRLIGKSEYSDYNSWVEAIRKGGNGFNYILDWVSCFALAVNEENASFGRVVTAPTNGAAGVIPAVLQYFITFCDGYNEEKIIQFIACASEIGSIFKKGATISAAMGGCQAEIGVSSAMAAAALTECLGGSQRQVLMAAEIAMEHHLGLTCDPIGGLVQIPCIERNTMGAIKAITASQLALQSNPDKAKVSLDAVVNTMWETALDMNAKYKETSDGGLATNIPISLPEC from the coding sequence ATGATCAAGGAACAAATTTCAGTTTTCGATATTTTTAAAATAGGTATTGGCCCATCCAGCTCACATACTTTAGGGCCATGGCGGGCTGCGCAACAATTTACAGCTTCACTCGCCCTAAACAATTTAATTGATGATGTTGAGGGTATCAAAATACTGCTTTATGGTTCGCTTGCTAAAACAGGTAAAGGCCACGGAACGGATGTTGCTATTTTACTCGGCTTAACAGGAGCTGATCCGGTAACTTTTGATGTTGATGCGGTTACCCCTACTTTCGAAAGCATTCAAAGAGATAAGAAATTAAATCTCGCTGGTCATTTAATTCTTGATTTCGATTACGATAACGATCTCCTTTTTCTTTTTGCCGAAAGTTTACCTTTTCACCCAAATGCGGTTACTTTCCAGGCATTTTTAAAGGATGGTAAAGCTTTTTCTGAGACCTATTACTCCATTGGGGGTGGTTTTGTAATCAAAGAAGGCGAAGACAATAGCAAAAAGGCCCAGGTAGACCTACCCTTTCCAGTAGAAAAAGCAAAAGAACTATTACACTGGTGCCTGTCAACAGGTTTAAAAGTGAGCGAAATTGTAATGGAAAACGAATTGGCCTGGCGCACTGAAGCAGAGACAAAAAAAGGCATTTTACAACATTTCGCCGTAATGCGCGATTGTATTTACCGTGGTTGTCATACTACAGGCTTTTTACCAGGTGGTTTAAATGTAGCACGACGGGCATTTCCACTAAATAAGCGGTTAATTGGAAAAAGTGAATATTCAGATTATAATAGCTGGGTAGAAGCCATTAGAAAAGGTGGAAACGGTTTTAATTATATTTTAGATTGGGTAAGCTGTTTTGCCTTAGCCGTTAATGAAGAAAATGCATCTTTTGGTCGTGTGGTAACCGCCCCTACCAACGGTGCTGCTGGGGTAATTCCAGCGGTATTGCAATATTTTATTACCTTTTGCGACGGCTATAACGAAGAAAAAATCATCCAGTTTATTGCCTGTGCTTCAGAAATAGGCAGTATTTTCAAAAAAGGAGCAACTATATCAGCCGCTATGGGTGGTTGTCAGGCCGAAATTGGCGTTTCCTCAGCCATGGCTGCCGCAGCGCTAACGGAGTGTTTAGGCGGCTCGCAAAGACAGGTTTTAATGGCCGCAGAAATTGCCATGGAACATCACCTGGGTTTAACCTGCGATCCGATTGGCGGCTTGGTACAGATTCCTTGTATCGAAAGAAATACCATGGGTGCCATTAAGGCCATTACAGCTAGTCAGCTGGCGCTACAAAGCAATCCTGATAAGGCAAAAGTAAGTTTAGATGCTGTAGTAAATACGATGTGGGAAACTGCCCTCGATATGAATGCCAAATATAAAGAAACATCTGATGGAGGATTGGCAACAAATATTCCGATCAGTTTGCCAGAGTGTTAA